The genomic interval CGGTGATTTTGTAATGTTATGCATCAAGGAGTCTCCGTGGCTGAATCACGTTGGTACGACAAATTTGCCCCGTTCTACGACGTCGGAACATTCGGAGACCTCTTCTACCGCAAGCCTTGCAAAGCAGCCGTTGAGCAATTGTGCCTGTCTTTTGGTTCCAGCGTGGCAGATGTGTTTTGTGGCACAGGGGTCGATTTCCCCATGCTCGCTACACATACAAAAGTCGGTGAGGAGGGGGCTGTGATGGCTTTTGACGGCTCCGAAGGAATGCTCAAGCATGCGAAGACCCGCGCCGAACGATGCACCGTCAGTCCGAGCTTTGAGTTCCTTCAGGCCGATTTCTCCCGATCCGACGGCCTCAAAACTTTGGAAGATGCTATCGACAAGGAGTCACCGCAGCACGTGTTTGTCTCCCTCGGACTCACGTGCCTGGAGAACTGGCGAGAATTCTGCTCGCTGGTGTTCGATGTGTGCCCTTCGGGCACACGCTTTTCTATCATTGACGTGTACAGCGACCGTTTGACGTTGGGCGCGCGTTTCATAAATTGGGTCGGAGCCGCCGACTGCCGTCGCCCGGTATGGAGCGTTCTTGAGGAACGGTGTGAGTCGTTCGCTTGGCAAGAGTTTCGACCGTTCAAAGTGCTCGACGTATCTGTATTCGTCGCAAGTGGCGGTAAACCATGAGCGCATAACACAGGGCTGCAGCCGACCGATTTTCTACTACCGCTCCAAACCGGTGGCTGAACCCAGGCGTTATACGGTACTAACTTATGGTTAAAATAGAAACACTACCTAAAGGAGGAGTTATGTTTTTAACTAATAAAACAGCTTTATTTTTAACACCCGTCCTAAGTTTAATTCTCTGTAGCTGTACAATACAGAATGTTGGCCCAATTACCCAATTTCCCAAAGATATTGCTGTAAATGAAGTGGCCCAGCCACAAGAGTGTACAGATACTCGAGTTAATAGTGGCTGGTTTATTGAAAAAGATGGATATTGTTATTTTGATAAACGAGCTGCTATTAGTGACTTAAAAGGCACGCTAGATTCTGCGGAACAAAAAAATAGAGATATTGACACAGAGAAGCCTTCAGCGGAGCAAAAGAACACCATTCTTAAAGATGATGCTGAGTGGGATATATGTTTTGGTCCTGTTATCCCAGCAGATAAAGACTGGTACGTTGCGTGTTCCGAGTGTATGTGCTGTATCGTGATCAGTGGGAAAATATATTGCGGCGATCGCCCTACTGTAAATGCACCGGTTATCGTTAGATAATCTTTTTTGATAAGAGTTCAGATCCCTTTTTTCATGAAGGACTTGGTATTTATTTTAAGAGATCATACAACAAGTCAGCCCAGCCGACGCCTAAAAAACGGCGCGGCTGGCTTCAAACGTTGTGCTATTCAAATCAGCATATTAAGTCAATGTTAAATACAAATAACTATTCAACCCTAGAAGATATATTTTTGAATTTCTACAAAGTTGTCATCGTTTACATGAAATCTAATTCCCCACATGGGATTATTGAAAAAAGGAAAGTTAAGAGAACTGTCTTTTCAGATAAAGAAGTCAAAGAAGAAGAAATTGAGCTATACCACCATTGGCAGTATTTCGATATTCACTGGGAGAGAGATTTACATAAATTTAAAGAAACAAAAGAATACAGGGCACGATATCCGTTACAGTCCACGACATATTTGACCGTTTCCACGTGAGGCAGCGACGACCACAAAATATCGGGACGGAGAAGGGGACGGAGGACGGAGAAGGGAACGTTGTTTAAATGTTTAATAGTACAGCTTGATTCAACATTTAAACAGCGTTCCCTGATCTTCGCTTTATGAAAAATTCTCTTGTGGATGTGTGGGAGATATGAATCGCAGCGGAAAGCAGGGAAAGGTGATCTGATTCCAGTTTCCAGGAATTACCCTTGAAGTACCTGCTATGGTTGCAGTAGCGGAATGTTAAGCGGCTGCTCGACCTCACGCCTGGCGCTTGTTTCGGTCAGTTCGTATACAATCACCTCCATCACCCTCCAAACCTTGACTCCAGCCCGAATGCAGCCGGTGGTGGTCATATCCCAGCGGCCACAGGCCATATGCATATGCAGCACGGGGGTGTCTTTCTCGTCGCGGAATAGAGTGCCGACACCGGCAACCTCATGGGCTCGGGTCAGTTCCCGAATCATCGGGGTGAGCGGCAGGACGCGGTCTTCCTCCGGTCCGACGACCAGTCTGCTGGAATCGTCGGCTCCACCGAGGATAATCAGTGAGGCAGCGCTGACCTCTTTTTCTCTGGCGAATTCTTCGATAACCTCATGAACGATTTCGCCGTCTTCGAGGCGAAGGATGAAAACTCTGCCCTGCCGGGCCTCGGAATATCTCATGGCTATAGTTTCCTTGTTGTTATGGGCGGTATTTTGCGGGTATCTTTTTACGGCAGTTTACCATGCAATAGGATATGAAAAAAGACCTGTGGTGAAAGAGATGATTTTATACCGAGTGTTTCAAAGAGGACATACGTGATGGAGGATGTGAGACTCTCCTCACGCGAGGGAGGGTTGTGCAGCATTTGTTATTCCATCAGGGCCACGGATTTCACCTGTATCCAAATTTTTTGCTCAGGCTCCAGATTGAGAGTCGCCACCGCGCGTTTGGTCAATCGCGCAACCAGCTTGGAATCTCCAACCCGTATCCGCACAATAGTCAATCCGGGGTGTTCATCCGCGCCGATGGCATCGACCTTGCCGGCTATAACGTTCTGAATGCTGCTCTGCTCAGGCCGCCGCCTCGCCAGGCTGACATCCCGAGCGAGCACGCGAACCCTTACCTTGCGACCGACGGGCAGGCCGGGGTCGCGAAACCATAGGCAGCCTCCGGAAAATTCAACTTGTGCAAGGTGCCAGTTGTCATCCACGGTCTTGATTGTCGCCTCCAAAATCGCGCAAGCATCCTCCCCTATTCGAATCGGCAACTCGACCCTCGTCAAGGTCTCCGCCAATGGTCCCTGGGCCGATACCAGACCGTCTTCCATGGCAACAATGTGATCGGCAAGCCGTGCCACTTCATCCGGGGAATGGCTGACGTATATAATCGGTATTTCCAGTTCGTCGTGAAGACGCTCCAGGTACGGGAGAATTTCCCGCTTGCGCTTCAGGTCGAGGGCTGCCAGGGGTTCGTCCATGAGAAGCAGGCGTGGACTTACTGCCAGGGCACGGGCGATAGCCACCCGCTGACGTTCACCACCAGAGAGCCGATCGGGTTTTCGATCAAGCAAATGGTCGATCCCCAAAAGCTCGATGGCTTGCTCCAGGCTCACCAGTTGCCGGTCGGTAGACCGCTTCAGACCGTAACGCAGATTCCCTGTTACCGAGAGATGGGTGAAAAGGCTGGCTTCCTGAAAAACATAACCGAGTGGGCGTTTATACGTCGGAAGCCAATGGTGATCATCCTGCCAGACATCGCCGTTAATGCTCAAATGGCCCTCTGGGGCACGTTCCAATCCTGCTATGCAACGCAACAGTGTAGTTTTTCCTGAGCCTGAGTGGCCGAATAACGCGGTCACGCCACTCAGGGGTAACTTTAGATCGACATCGAGGGTGAAACCCGGCCAATCGAGGCGGAATCGTGCATTAATACAGGTCATATCAAGTTCCTTTCTTCCTGTTGGGACGCCAGACGTAGAGGGCAAGCAGCACGAGAAAAGAAAAAATCAGCATCATCGCCGAGAGGTGATGTGCCTGGCTAAATTCCATTGCTTCCACATGATCGTAAATTTGCACCGAAGCAACACGCGTCACCCCCGGTATGTTGCCGCCGATCATCAACACTACACCGAATTCACCCACCGTATGAGCAAAAGTAAGAATTGAGGAGGTCAGAAAACCTGGAAGCGCCAGGGGCACTACCACGGTAAAAAAGGTGTCCAGCCTGGAGGCACGTAAGGTGGCAGCCACCTCGAGCGGCCGTTCTCCGACTGCTTCAAAGGCATTTTGTAAGGGCTGCACCATGAAGGGTAGGGAATAAAAGACGGAAGCGATCACCAATCCCTCAAAAGTAAAAGCCAGGAGCCCGATGCCCAGCGCCTGAGTGAGTTGTCCCAGCGGACCATTCGGTCCCATAACCAGCAGGAGATAGAAGCCGAGAACCGAAGGCGGCAAAACCAGTGGCAAAGCAACTACGGCCCCTACCGGCCCCTTCAACCTGCTCCTGGTTCGCGACAGCCACCATGCGATCGGCGTCCCCAGCACAAGAAGAATCAGGGTAACGATACTCGCCAGGCGAATGGTCAGCAGGATGGCCTGGAAATCATTTTCGCTCAGATGTATGAGATTCTCCACATCAATCCTCCCGGAAGATCTGCCGCCTACTTGCCGGATGCTTCGCCGGGGAGAACAAAACCGTATTTGGTCATCACCGCACGGGCGGGCAGGCTCCCCATGTAGTCGGCAAAGTGCTGAGCTAAATTGCTGTCGGCAGCACGCCTGGTAATTATGTATCCCTGCTCCAGCGGTTCATGAAAATTGTCCGGGATCAGCCAATAGCCTCCCTTGCTGGTCAATTCCGGATTGACGGCCAGTGACAGAGCGATAATGCCGACCTGGGCGTTACCGGTCTGGACAAACTGGGCGGTATGAGCGATATTTTCGCCGTAAATCAGCTTTTTTTCCACCTTGTCCCACAGGTTCGTGGAAAGCAATGCCTCTTGCGCACGTTTTCCATAAGGTGCGTGTTTTGGATTGGCAATGGCAATACGGGTAATTTGGGGATCGGTGAGACTTTCCAGTGTCATCGTCGATGCATCCTGAGTCGCGCTCCATAGAACAATGCGTCCTACGGCATATGGAATGGCCTCGGAGGCAGCTAAGCCGCTTTTTGCCAGGTCACGGGGGAAGGCGATATCTGCTGAGAAGTATAAATCATATGGTGCGCCTTGCCGGATTTGTGTATTAAATTTGCCGGAAGAACCGTATATTGCCTCGATTTCATCGTCCGGATTGGCCTTCTTGAACTCGGCGGCGATCTCATCCATGGCGAATTTAAGATCGGCAGCAGCCGCTATGGTGATTTTTTCCGCATGGGCGGTGGAAGTGATGAACAGAAGAGAACACATCAATATCAGTGGGTTAATTTTGTTCATGGTCTTTTCCTTTAGAGTATGTATTACAGGGTGTAGCCTGACTGGCTGCATTTAGGCCGCTTTTGTGAATTTGGGAGAGGGCGAAGCCCCTCGCTTGCTCGAATGTCGGTGGGATATTCTCATGGGGCCTGTTAAATTCGAAGCTGTAGCCACCTGAACTTCAGTACCAAGCGCCGTAGCACTGATCATGGCTGAATCAAAGAAAAAGCTAACTATCATAGGATGTCTCCTGTTAAAAAGGTAGAACGTGGATATGCCGTGTCTGGGTATAGTGTATAATGTTGTAGACGTCTCAGAGTTTTGCTTTGGAAAAATGAATGCCAAAATGTTCCGACCAGGGCAGCTTTCTTTTTATCTTTGATTTAATGGGAAAATGTGAATAGAAGTAAAATAAAACTAATGCGATAAAATATCTATCGTATATGTTTATACACGTCATCAAGTCTGTTGGAAACTACTTTTTTTCGTGGTGCAAAATTGGAGGAATCTCTCACTTCAGGAATATTGGGTGCTGGAATGGACTCTGCCAAAAAGATTGTTGTCTCAAATGTAAAAGCGATTCGTCTCGCAAAAGGGTTCACTCAGAAAGAGTTGGCCGAACGGGTGGGGGTCGGGCGGCAGGCAATATATGATATGGAGTCGGGGCGCTATGTACCAAACACCATGGTTGCTCTTCGTATGGCCGGGGAACTTGAGTGCAGGGTTGAAGATCTTTTTCAAATGAAAGGCAGTCCTGTAGAATATCCGGTCACACTTGCCGAAAATATAGACAGGCCCGGTTCCAGGCTGTCAATTGTCCGGATCAATAACCGTCTCGTGGCCTATCCCCAGGATGGCAGGTGGTTGTTAAGCGAGGGGTTTCATTCCGCCGATGGGGTACTGGAAAAGGTTGGTCGTAATGTATGCAAGCTCCAGAATGAAGAACGGCTGGAGAAAAAAATTCTGCTTCTTGGCTGCGACCCGGCTTTTTCCATTTTAAACGCCCATATCACTCGTACCGGGAAAGGTGCAGAGCTCTTGTGCAGGTTTGCTTCAAGCCGGCGGGCACTGGAAGGATTACAGGCAGGAAACGCCCATCTGGCGGCAGCTCACTTGCATAACACAGGAACCGGAGAATCCAATGTGGCTTTTGCCAAAACCTTCCTGAAGAACTCAAAAGCGCTTGTCATTGGATTTTCTCTTTTCGAGGAGGGGCTGATGCTGACGCCGGGTAATCCCTACGGCATAACGACCGTTGCCGATCTGACCAGGGAAGGAGTGCGCTTCGTCAACCGGGACAATGGCGCGGCCATTCGTGTTCTCCTTGATGACCAGTTGAATCGTTTTGGCATTCAGACAAACAAAGTAAACGGATATGACAGAGTAGCCTTAAGTCATACGGAGGGCGCGCAAATGGTCGCTTTTGGCCTGGCCGATGCAGCCCTCGGGCTACGAGCTGTAGCAGCCACCTACCAACTGGATTTCGTCCCCATACAGTTTGTTCGTTGCGATCTCATCATTCACCATGATTTCCTTGAGCATCCGGCGATAAAAATACTTCTCGATGTGCTGCAAACAAAAGCATTACGCAAAGACCTTTCATCCCTGCCGGGATATGAATCCTCAATGATGGGAAATATTATTGGGGAACTTTAGGGGAAAGCCTTTCCTTTTCCCGCAACGCCGCTCTTGAATTGAACGTCGGTATTTTCGGAGACGGCTGGTCGTTGTCTGCTATGGCGGCTGGATAGCATTCATGCTCAATCCTGAAATCATATCGATTTTCCCGGTCACCATTTCGAACATATTATTTTTCCGGTCCAAGACTTCCTGGATATTTTTTGGCGCTGCTCATTTTCCCACAGAAATAGTGGTCGGGTAGATCGTATCTTTTGCCGGCACACTGTCATCGGTGGAATTTTTTCTTGCAGAACCAGACAATAATGCAGGATCAGGGGGGTGTTTAAAAAAGATAAAAAAAATCTGGAAAAAATAATAAAAAAATATAGGTTGACGGGGGAGCGGGTATCTCCCGCCGGAGAGAGGGGTGATAATCTTAATCTGGAAGAAGAAAAATTCGTAAGAACGGTTATTCATGAAGTTGCAAATATGCAAAAAACAAGTACAGGACATTAACAGGGCACCGGTCCCGCAGCAAACATCGTTTTGGTCCAAGTTGAAAAAGAAACAGGGCGTTCGGTCAAAATCCTTTGATATAATGATCAGGGCTGGTGACTTTTTCTCTTCGTCGGCTAAAGGCGATGATATAAAAGATGATTTTCTGATTCTCTTTCAGGAGATAGGCCATGGCTGCAAAATCGGCTATGTGCCCTACGGGCCGACTTTGGAACCCAGCGAAGAGAATCAGGGCCTTTTTCTGGAAGAGCTTTCCGAATCATTGCGTCCTTATCTCGATACCAATTGTATACTGGTGCGTTACGACCTTTCGTGGGAATCGCTTTGGGCAAAAGATGAGTCAAGGTTCGGGGAAGGTGGCTGGGTTGGTCCGCCGGAGAAGAAAAACCAGGAAATACGGTTGAACTTCAACACACAATACTGGAATCTGAAAAAGGCAAACACCGACATGCTGCCGAAAGATACCGTCTTCATAAATCTTGCAAACAGCAAAGAAAAAATTCTGGGCAGGATGAAAGCGAAAACGAGGTACAACATACGATTGGCTCAGCGGAAAGGAGTGAGGGTCAGGAAAGCTGACTTGAGTGATTTGGATATATGGTATACCCTCTATCGGGAAACCTGTTCGAGGAATAATATTTTTCTTCATGATTTAAGTTATTTCAGAACAATCCTTTGCACCAGGGCGAAAGAGACGCGTTCACCGGCGGAGGTCGAACTACTGATTGCCGAATGTAACGAAACACCGCTGGCGGCCATGTTTTTGGTCTATTCGGCCAGAAGGGCGACGTATCTCTATGGGGCGTCCTCTTCATCTGATCGAAATTTGATGGCTCCCTATCTGCTGCAATGGGAGGCGATTCAAAGAGCAAAACGCAGAGGATGTACCGAATACGATATGTTCGGCGTTGCTCCCAATCGGGATCCTTCACATCCCATGCACGGTCTATACCGTTTCAAAACAGGATTTGGAGGAGAGCCATTTCACAGGATGGGGTGTTGGGACTATCCTCTGGAGAGGAAAAAATATGAGGCATTTCTCCTGATGGAAATGCAGAGCCAGGGATACTACCTCAGCTGATCTTTCAACCCCGATATAGTTGCGGAAACCATCTGGCTTCCGGCTCCAGAGTCGAGAAAGCCTCGATATCGGTTTGCTCCTGGGAAACGTCCATCCGGCCCGGCGTGAAAGGTACAGTCACATCGCGCCGACCATTCCTCCCCGCTTGTTCAACACCCGCGCAGCCTGCCAACACGATCAGATATAATTACCGATTAGAGATAGTCAATATAGCAGTCAAATTCAACCAAAGATGTTTTTGTGATTTGATAATTGAAAGTGTGGCTTCCTGTCTGGAGCGCTGCTATTTGAGCCAGATACCTATGAGATATGAACCACCTCCGACCAGTGTGCAGAGCACAGTGCCCCAGGCGATATCAGCCACCACCACTGTAATCGGCCAGTCGCGCAGGGTCGCCAGATTGGTAAGATCATAGGTTGCATACGTAAAAAACCCAAAGAGCGCTCCGAGAAGACATGTTTTCGCAAGAGATCCGGCCTCGAGACCCGGGCGGACTGCGAAAAATAGAATTCCGACGATATAGATGAAATAGAAGAGAAAAGCCGCCGGCCAGTTTACCTCGGGACTGAGCAAATGATGTAGTTGATTCTTGTAGAAATTTCTCGCGGCATAGCCGACCCAGAATATGTCGATGACAAAAAAAACCGGGATGGTCAATAGGTAGAGCTTAAACCAGAATAGAACGTTCATAAAAAACACCTCCTTTAATAAGAGAGCAGTGGTGCGGACAAGGTCCTGGTTGCCTAAAAATCCTTATACCCCAAGGGGGTACTATAAAGAGTTAAGCTCAGCAGAAGCAGATGT from Desulfopila inferna carries:
- a CDS encoding methyltransferase domain-containing protein codes for the protein MAESRWYDKFAPFYDVGTFGDLFYRKPCKAAVEQLCLSFGSSVADVFCGTGVDFPMLATHTKVGEEGAVMAFDGSEGMLKHAKTRAERCTVSPSFEFLQADFSRSDGLKTLEDAIDKESPQHVFVSLGLTCLENWREFCSLVFDVCPSGTRFSIIDVYSDRLTLGARFINWVGAADCRRPVWSVLEERCESFAWQEFRPFKVLDVSVFVASGGKP
- a CDS encoding DUF2177 family protein, with product MNVLFWFKLYLLTIPVFFVIDIFWVGYAARNFYKNQLHHLLSPEVNWPAAFLFYFIYIVGILFFAVRPGLEAGSLAKTCLLGALFGFFTYATYDLTNLATLRDWPITVVVADIAWGTVLCTLVGGGSYLIGIWLK
- the modC gene encoding molybdenum ABC transporter ATP-binding protein, with translation MTCINARFRLDWPGFTLDVDLKLPLSGVTALFGHSGSGKTTLLRCIAGLERAPEGHLSINGDVWQDDHHWLPTYKRPLGYVFQEASLFTHLSVTGNLRYGLKRSTDRQLVSLEQAIELLGIDHLLDRKPDRLSGGERQRVAIARALAVSPRLLLMDEPLAALDLKRKREILPYLERLHDELEIPIIYVSHSPDEVARLADHIVAMEDGLVSAQGPLAETLTRVELPIRIGEDACAILEATIKTVDDNWHLAQVEFSGGCLWFRDPGLPVGRKVRVRVLARDVSLARRRPEQSSIQNVIAGKVDAIGADEHPGLTIVRIRVGDSKLVARLTKRAVATLNLEPEQKIWIQVKSVALME
- the modA gene encoding molybdate ABC transporter substrate-binding protein; translation: MNKINPLILMCSLLFITSTAHAEKITIAAAADLKFAMDEIAAEFKKANPDDEIEAIYGSSGKFNTQIRQGAPYDLYFSADIAFPRDLAKSGLAASEAIPYAVGRIVLWSATQDASTMTLESLTDPQITRIAIANPKHAPYGKRAQEALLSTNLWDKVEKKLIYGENIAHTAQFVQTGNAQVGIIALSLAVNPELTSKGGYWLIPDNFHEPLEQGYIITRRAADSNLAQHFADYMGSLPARAVMTKYGFVLPGEASGK
- the modB gene encoding molybdate ABC transporter permease subunit, whose amino-acid sequence is MHLSENDFQAILLTIRLASIVTLILLVLGTPIAWWLSRTRSRLKGPVGAVVALPLVLPPSVLGFYLLLVMGPNGPLGQLTQALGIGLLAFTFEGLVIASVFYSLPFMVQPLQNAFEAVGERPLEVAATLRASRLDTFFTVVVPLALPGFLTSSILTFAHTVGEFGVVLMIGGNIPGVTRVASVQIYDHVEAMEFSQAHHLSAMMLIFSFLVLLALYVWRPNRKKGT
- a CDS encoding substrate-binding domain-containing protein; protein product: MDSAKKIVVSNVKAIRLAKGFTQKELAERVGVGRQAIYDMESGRYVPNTMVALRMAGELECRVEDLFQMKGSPVEYPVTLAENIDRPGSRLSIVRINNRLVAYPQDGRWLLSEGFHSADGVLEKVGRNVCKLQNEERLEKKILLLGCDPAFSILNAHITRTGKGAELLCRFASSRRALEGLQAGNAHLAAAHLHNTGTGESNVAFAKTFLKNSKALVIGFSLFEEGLMLTPGNPYGITTVADLTREGVRFVNRDNGAAIRVLLDDQLNRFGIQTNKVNGYDRVALSHTEGAQMVAFGLADAALGLRAVAATYQLDFVPIQFVRCDLIIHHDFLEHPAIKILLDVLQTKALRKDLSSLPGYESSMMGNIIGEL
- a CDS encoding PPC domain-containing DNA-binding protein, which encodes MRYSEARQGRVFILRLEDGEIVHEVIEEFAREKEVSAASLIILGGADDSSRLVVGPEEDRVLPLTPMIRELTRAHEVAGVGTLFRDEKDTPVLHMHMACGRWDMTTTGCIRAGVKVWRVMEVIVYELTETSARREVEQPLNIPLLQP
- a CDS encoding lipid II:glycine glycyltransferase FemX, which encodes MKLQICKKQVQDINRAPVPQQTSFWSKLKKKQGVRSKSFDIMIRAGDFFSSSAKGDDIKDDFLILFQEIGHGCKIGYVPYGPTLEPSEENQGLFLEELSESLRPYLDTNCILVRYDLSWESLWAKDESRFGEGGWVGPPEKKNQEIRLNFNTQYWNLKKANTDMLPKDTVFINLANSKEKILGRMKAKTRYNIRLAQRKGVRVRKADLSDLDIWYTLYRETCSRNNIFLHDLSYFRTILCTRAKETRSPAEVELLIAECNETPLAAMFLVYSARRATYLYGASSSSDRNLMAPYLLQWEAIQRAKRRGCTEYDMFGVAPNRDPSHPMHGLYRFKTGFGGEPFHRMGCWDYPLERKKYEAFLLMEMQSQGYYLS